The Bacteroidota bacterium genomic sequence TTCACTAAAGAAGAAGTCAAACGTTATATTGACGAGATTTCCCGTTACAAATACAATGTCTTTCATTGGCATTTGACCGATGATAATGGATGGCGAATTGAAATCAAATCCTTCCCAAAACTAACTGAAGTTGGAGCATGGCGTGTACCCCGTGAGGGACATTTCGGCCAGCTGTTGGCTCCCAAACCTGGAGAAGCAGCAACACAAGGAGGTTTTTATACCCAGGACGATATCAGGGAAATTGTTCAGTATGCCCAGGATCGTAATATCACTATTGTTCCTGAAGTTGATGTACCGGGTCATTGCATGGCTGCAATTGCAGCCTATCCCGGATTGAGCTGCAGCAAAGATACGAGTACAAAAGTCAATCCTGGTTCTTCATTCTCCGAATGGTATGGCAATGGCAAATTTAAAATGCTGATAGATAATACATTAAATCCGGCAGATGAAAAAGTTTATGATTTCATCGATAAGGTTTTTACTGAAATTGCTGCACTTTTCCCTGGCCAGTACATTCATGTGGGAGGGGACGAGTGTTATAAAGGTTATTGGGCGAATGATACCAGTTGCCAGTCCCTGATGAAAAAACAAAACATACCAACCCTGGAGGCTCTGCAGGCATATTTTGAGGGCAGGGTTGAAGGAATACTGAAAACCAAAGGGAAAAAGCTAATCGGCTGGGATGAAATCCTTGAAGGGGGCTTATCACCTGAAGCAACAGTAATGAGCTGGCGGGGTACAAAGGGTGGAATTCAGGCAGCCCAGCTGGGACATGATGTGGTTATGTCACCCACAACATTTGCTTATATCGACTATCAACAGGGTGAAAAGTCAGTTGAAGCTCCTTTGGGATATCCTACTTTGCGTTTAAATACATGTTATAGTTTTGATCCTGTTCCTGAAGGAGTAGACGCAAAATTTGTCCTCGGAGGCCAGGGAAACCTCTGGGCCGAACATGTGGCAACTTTCAGGCATGCCGAATATATGACCTGGCCACGGGGCTGGGCTCTTGCTGAAGATTTCTGGTCACCTAAAGAAAATAAAAACTGGACAAATTTCATTAAAAAGGTCGAAGCACAATTTATCCGTACTGAAATAGCCGGGGTGAATTATTCTGTAGCCATTTATGACCCGATCATTTCTACCTATAAGGAAAACGGAAATACAATTCTTAAAATGGAATCCGAAATTCCCGGCCTGGATATTTATTACACTTTCGATGATGCCATACCTGATAATTTTTCAAAAAAATATACACAACCTGTCGAACTGCCCGAAAACCCGGCTACGCTTCGTGTAATAACATACCGTAATGGCAAACCAATCGGTCACCTAATCACACTGAGACCTGAAGATTTAAAAAAGAGGTAATTGCGGGCCATTAAAGACTAATGTAGAATAATAATTTAGGATATGAAAAAACTTGCTGTTTGCGTTTTATTTGTTTGGGCTATCGTCAATTCTTTGATTCTAAAGGCTGAAGGTGTTGAAAGGTTCCCTATGAATACCGGTTGGCATTTTATTTTGAATGATGTGACTGGTGCGGAAAAAACTAATTTTGATGATTCAAAATGGGAACTGGTTACCCTACCTCATTGTTGGGGATGGCAGGATGGAGAAAACGGAAAAAAATTTTACCGTGGACCGGGATGGTATCGTAATAAATTTGATGCACCCCTAAGTGTCAGGGGAAAACGTTTTTTTATCCGCTTTAAAGCTGCCGGTACCATGGCCGATGTATATTTGAACGGCCATCATCTTGGACAGCATTGCGGTGGCTTCGGCGCTTTCAGTTTTGAGTTGACGGATTTTATAAAAGCGAAAAATAATGTTCTGGCTGTTAATGTAAGCAATAAATACATGGATTTCCTCGCCCCCTTGGATGCGGATTTTAATTTCTATGGGGGATTGTATAGAACTGCTGAACTGGTCGTCTCTGATCCGGTTTGCTTTTCACCCCTGGAACATGGCTCTTCGGGTATCAAAATTTTACAAACAAAGATATCTGATGATGAGGCTACAATAAATATAATAACCTCTGTTAATAGTAAATATTCAAAAAGGAAAACGCAAGTTAAATTAAGAATATCCATTACTGATGCAAAGGGCCTGATGGTAAAACAAACAGAAAAAGGACTGGAAGTTAATTCTCAGACAACAGTCCGGGATAGCCAGGTTTTGAATATTGAAAAACCTCATTTATGGAATGGCGTTCTGGATCCATATTTGTATAATGTTTCCATCGAACTTTTGAATGGCCATCGGGTTCTTGATAAATTGAACCAACCGATGGGCCTGAGGTATTATCATGTAGATCCGGAAAAGGGATTTTTCCTGAATGGCAAGCCTTATTTTTTAAAAGGAGTCGACAGACATCAGGATCGTGAAGGTAAAGGATGGGCAATCAGCAGCGCTGATGAGAAACAGGACATTGACCTCATTCGGGAAATGGGAGCTAATGCCCTTCGGGGTGCCCATTATGAGAATAGCGATCATCTGTATAGCTTATGCGACAGTGCCGGAATACTTGTTTGGGCTGAAGAACCCCTTGTTAACCGGCATGATACAACGCTTCTCTTTAAACAAACCATGGAAGGCCAGTTAAAAGATTTAATTGAACAAAATATCAACCATTCATCCATTTTTGCCTGGAGTTTGTTCAATGAATTAGATCCTAAAACAAGCCCTATTGATTTGGTTTCTGGCCTGAATAATTTAGCTCATCAGGAAGATCCTACAAGACTTACGGTTGGGGCGATGGACCAGTTTAAATGGAAGCAGATGGCTGCAATTCCTGATTTGATTGCCTGGAATATTTATCCGGGTTGGTATTCAAAAAGTCCGGATGATTATGGCGAATTTCTCGAACAAAGAAGAAATACAAGCCGGGAAGGTGGCATAGCTATTAGCGAATATGGCGCCGGAGCCAGCATTTACCAGCACGCAGATCCAGTGACCCAACCTAAACCAAGCGG encodes the following:
- a CDS encoding family 20 glycosylhydrolase; the protein is MKKFVLLFFLFTLARVYGQTINIIPQPVEIKQSKGNFILTRVSTVGFNNQNSSKIAKMLAKKLDEATGFAIKAQQSKMAAIQLNQNKVPVAKLGKEGYTLISTPKRVVITANEPAGLFYGMQTLLQLLPKEIESKTTVTTKTNWIIPAVEITDYPRFGWRGIMLDVSRHFFTKEEVKRYIDEISRYKYNVFHWHLTDDNGWRIEIKSFPKLTEVGAWRVPREGHFGQLLAPKPGEAATQGGFYTQDDIREIVQYAQDRNITIVPEVDVPGHCMAAIAAYPGLSCSKDTSTKVNPGSSFSEWYGNGKFKMLIDNTLNPADEKVYDFIDKVFTEIAALFPGQYIHVGGDECYKGYWANDTSCQSLMKKQNIPTLEALQAYFEGRVEGILKTKGKKLIGWDEILEGGLSPEATVMSWRGTKGGIQAAQLGHDVVMSPTTFAYIDYQQGEKSVEAPLGYPTLRLNTCYSFDPVPEGVDAKFVLGGQGNLWAEHVATFRHAEYMTWPRGWALAEDFWSPKENKNWTNFIKKVEAQFIRTEIAGVNYSVAIYDPIISTYKENGNTILKMESEIPGLDIYYTFDDAIPDNFSKKYTQPVELPENPATLRVITYRNGKPIGHLITLRPEDLKKR
- a CDS encoding glycoside hydrolase family 2 TIM barrel-domain containing protein — its product is MKKLAVCVLFVWAIVNSLILKAEGVERFPMNTGWHFILNDVTGAEKTNFDDSKWELVTLPHCWGWQDGENGKKFYRGPGWYRNKFDAPLSVRGKRFFIRFKAAGTMADVYLNGHHLGQHCGGFGAFSFELTDFIKAKNNVLAVNVSNKYMDFLAPLDADFNFYGGLYRTAELVVSDPVCFSPLEHGSSGIKILQTKISDDEATINIITSVNSKYSKRKTQVKLRISITDAKGLMVKQTEKGLEVNSQTTVRDSQVLNIEKPHLWNGVLDPYLYNVSIELLNGHRVLDKLNQPMGLRYYHVDPEKGFFLNGKPYFLKGVDRHQDREGKGWAISSADEKQDIDLIREMGANALRGAHYENSDHLYSLCDSAGILVWAEEPLVNRHDTTLLFKQTMEGQLKDLIEQNINHSSIFAWSLFNELDPKTSPIDLVSGLNNLAHQEDPTRLTVGAMDQFKWKQMAAIPDLIAWNIYPGWYSKSPDDYGEFLEQRRNTSREGGIAISEYGAGASIYQHADPVTQPKPSGPFHPEEWQNVVHETGWNAIRQRPYVWGSFIWNMFDFAVSRRKEGDHPGRNDKGLITFDRKVKKDVFYFYKANWTNTPVLYITSRRFTSRTDANTVIKVYSNCETVELFVNDISQGVKSPNDLKIVQWPQVILEPGENKIRVSGQKDGRAFEDGCIWMLTSGH